Proteins encoded within one genomic window of Synechococcus sp. PCC 7335:
- a CDS encoding matrixin family metalloprotease, which yields MNISDINSDMKLNAAFTSDGSTIKLGFSLQDPLFRWQQPNGKGSEITLTYSYDNLLDGGIKGGITESEMRSAIEESFELWAQYAPLNFVEVDDTGRKSQSNPDAADIRIGYRTIDGSGGTLGEAALTYFGDLATEIDFDSSENWAIDQTDSAFDFLAVAVHEIGHTLGLNHESNKDAVMHPFASDIYSGLGTAFLYSDDIEGIRALYGKGKGLVKPVFEVPNSDAALVLGTNADDVLLGSKRSQTFQGLNGDDQIRAGEGSDTVIGDKGNDQLFGEGGDDELFGNANNDFLDGGEGNDSLIGEQGKDVLVGGTGNDYLSGRKGSDTLVGVDNSEKGVGKKGIGEKDTLIGGAQSDLFVLGNQAGSFYDDGLSDTVGTSDYAFISDFRSNEGDRIQLHGSAGDYSIGSAPKGSEGGQGIFLNAGDEAELIGIVRGNNGLTLQTQAFIFV from the coding sequence ATGAACATCTCAGATATTAATTCGGATATGAAACTAAATGCTGCTTTCACCTCAGACGGTAGCACAATCAAATTAGGATTCTCTTTACAAGATCCGCTCTTTCGATGGCAGCAGCCTAACGGCAAAGGCTCAGAAATCACACTGACCTACAGCTATGACAATTTGCTCGATGGAGGAATCAAAGGCGGTATTACCGAATCGGAGATGAGATCAGCGATCGAAGAATCTTTTGAACTGTGGGCTCAATATGCACCGCTCAACTTTGTTGAAGTGGATGACACGGGGAGAAAGTCGCAAAGCAACCCCGATGCAGCAGATATTCGAATCGGCTACAGAACGATCGACGGCAGCGGTGGTACTTTAGGAGAAGCAGCACTGACCTATTTTGGCGACTTAGCAACAGAGATCGACTTCGATAGTAGTGAAAATTGGGCAATAGACCAAACAGACAGCGCGTTCGACTTCTTAGCAGTTGCTGTTCATGAGATTGGCCATACGCTAGGTCTAAATCATGAATCCAACAAGGACGCTGTTATGCATCCTTTTGCATCCGACATCTATTCGGGACTAGGGACTGCTTTTTTATATAGCGATGATATTGAGGGTATTCGAGCGCTGTATGGAAAGGGAAAGGGATTAGTCAAGCCAGTCTTCGAAGTACCGAACTCTGACGCCGCTTTGGTGCTAGGGACCAATGCTGATGACGTGCTTCTAGGTAGTAAGAGATCGCAAACCTTTCAGGGGCTAAACGGAGATGACCAGATTCGCGCAGGAGAGGGGTCTGATACGGTAATTGGGGATAAGGGTAACGACCAGCTTTTTGGGGAAGGCGGCGATGATGAGCTGTTTGGAAATGCAAACAACGATTTCCTAGATGGCGGAGAGGGGAACGATAGTCTAATTGGTGAGCAGGGTAAAGATGTATTAGTGGGTGGCACAGGCAATGACTATCTTAGTGGACGTAAAGGAAGTGATACTTTAGTAGGCGTAGACAATAGTGAGAAAGGGGTTGGGAAGAAAGGTATCGGAGAGAAGGACACGCTTATAGGCGGAGCCCAAAGTGACTTGTTCGTGTTGGGAAATCAAGCAGGAAGTTTCTATGATGATGGACTCTCCGACACGGTAGGGACTAGTGACTATGCTTTTATCTCGGACTTTCGATCGAATGAAGGCGATCGCATTCAGCTTCACGGCAGTGCCGGCGACTATTCTATAGGAAGCGCACCTAAAGGTAGCGAAGGCGGACAAGGCATCTTCTTAAACGCAGGGGATGAAGCTGAGCTGATTGGGATCGTTCGTGGCAATAATGGGTTGACGCTACAAACTCAAGCATTCATCTTTGTTTAA
- a CDS encoding nitrogen regulation protein NR(II) produces the protein MPSSTPPRPKVDLLSFLRSRLSQKIVLSVFGSIVAIEGLILIPSVMRRQQELLEGLRQQSLASLKVATVDVKTTDEVVFPNQLLAKLSRLEAIPVVVGGSLYNARGELIGSFGEAPTMTFSDFSAEEDAVDFNPNLDRYETAQSFPLVGIPHWVVINHDTTSVRREVGAFVWRIFGLVLLISVVVTLTTMVVLRAVLISPILALNDDLLEAAPAALNEENTTMQPFKSLRYRYKKDEIGAVICAFQQMFERISTNIAQRQQAENQLRDSENRFRTLVEQAAESIFVLDQDARILNVNQFALDSLNYERSELIQCRLFEINPAFTPQDYDLLWQRLQAGMPITIESVHRRKDGSCYPVEIRASFIKMTGAQQALALVRDISDRKQAEKAQARLAEIGQLAAMIVHEVRNPFTTVYMALSTFQTMELPPRGKMRLSLAMEESERLKRLLNEILAYSKEQKLAEEAIEINDLSRELLGSLQDSPAAVDKNIQLTTPSESLVVKGDRDKLKQVLINLVTNACEAIPAKETVTWQLQRTSQQLIEIQVHNGGDPIPPEVLPKLTQPFVSTKANGNGLGLAITKRIVEAHQGSMTISSTAHEGTTVTVFLPLSTNLINR, from the coding sequence GTGCCATCCTCCACACCACCTAGGCCCAAAGTAGATCTGCTAAGTTTCTTGCGATCGCGACTTTCTCAGAAAATCGTACTTTCCGTTTTCGGAAGCATCGTTGCGATTGAAGGACTTATCCTGATTCCATCTGTCATGCGTCGTCAGCAAGAACTGCTAGAAGGGCTAAGGCAGCAATCTTTAGCTAGTTTAAAGGTCGCCACAGTGGATGTGAAAACGACTGATGAAGTTGTCTTTCCTAATCAACTACTTGCAAAGCTCAGTCGGCTAGAAGCCATTCCTGTTGTGGTAGGTGGGAGCCTCTATAACGCTAGGGGTGAGCTAATCGGCAGCTTCGGCGAAGCGCCGACTATGACGTTTTCAGACTTCTCAGCTGAAGAAGATGCGGTAGACTTCAATCCTAATTTGGATAGATACGAGACAGCTCAATCGTTTCCCCTAGTTGGGATTCCTCACTGGGTGGTGATCAACCACGATACTACCAGCGTACGGCGGGAGGTCGGCGCGTTTGTCTGGCGTATCTTCGGGTTAGTCCTGCTTATTTCAGTTGTAGTTACGCTGACTACAATGGTGGTTTTACGGGCTGTATTGATCTCACCTATACTCGCGCTAAACGATGATTTACTAGAGGCAGCGCCCGCTGCTCTAAATGAAGAGAATACGACAATGCAGCCGTTCAAGTCGCTTCGTTATCGGTACAAGAAAGACGAGATAGGGGCGGTTATTTGTGCTTTTCAGCAAATGTTTGAGCGAATTTCTACTAACATCGCACAGCGTCAGCAGGCAGAAAACCAGCTTAGAGATAGTGAAAACCGCTTTCGCACGTTAGTAGAACAGGCAGCAGAATCAATCTTTGTTTTAGATCAAGATGCAAGAATCTTGAATGTTAACCAGTTTGCCCTGGATAGTTTGAATTATGAGCGCTCTGAATTAATTCAGTGTCGCCTATTTGAGATTAACCCGGCGTTCACACCTCAAGACTATGACTTACTTTGGCAAAGGCTACAGGCTGGGATGCCTATCACTATAGAAAGCGTTCACCGCCGCAAAGATGGCAGTTGTTATCCTGTAGAGATCCGGGCTAGTTTTATAAAGATGACGGGTGCGCAGCAGGCACTGGCGCTAGTACGAGATATCAGCGATCGCAAGCAGGCAGAGAAAGCACAAGCGCGCCTGGCAGAGATTGGTCAACTTGCTGCCATGATTGTCCACGAGGTTCGTAATCCTTTTACAACTGTATATATGGCACTTTCTACTTTCCAGACCATGGAACTGCCGCCTAGAGGAAAGATGCGGCTATCTCTTGCTATGGAAGAATCGGAGCGATTAAAGCGGCTACTCAATGAGATCTTGGCCTATTCTAAAGAACAAAAGCTAGCTGAAGAAGCGATTGAAATTAACGACTTATCAAGAGAGTTACTCGGTTCACTACAAGACTCGCCAGCGGCAGTAGATAAAAATATACAGCTGACCACGCCGTCAGAGTCATTGGTGGTCAAGGGTGATCGTGACAAGCTCAAACAGGTATTAATTAATTTAGTCACTAATGCCTGCGAAGCCATTCCAGCCAAAGAAACGGTTACTTGGCAGTTGCAGCGTACCTCTCAACAACTGATCGAAATCCAAGTTCATAATGGTGGCGATCCGATTCCGCCCGAAGTTCTTCCGAAGCTTACTCAGCCTTTTGTCTCTACGAAAGCCAATGGTAATGGTCTAGGATTAGCAATTACTAAACGCATTGTTGAAGCTCACCAGGGCAGTATGACCATTAGCTCTACAGCGCATGAAGGTACAACTGTCACTGTCTTCCTCCCACTATCTACAAACTTGATTAATCGCTAG
- a CDS encoding DEAD/DEAH box helicase, with amino-acid sequence MPSQLDEAQPIIAASIASGPPKLRPYQETLIKDLYKELNAGHKRVAIIAGTGAGKTVISGQICAHAEAAGKRLMFLVHLDVLVGQTYEKMKAFGLQCGFIKAGWEENRDAPIQIASIQTMAKRRWWQKWPADVVFYDEGHITLFSQVGKKVMTKTHANAVHLVMTATPLRLGKEQLGDYLETLVSSPVPNVLQEMGYLSTMKYYSMPRDSMANLEAVKTARGDYDEQDLKNACDRIELVEKIVQEWFRIGKGKRTIAFCVDIEHANHVAAEFQKAGISAETVDGNTSIKERKRLYQALKVGELMVLTSCNVISIGFDEPSVEVGLMLRPTMSSAMHFQQLGRVMRISPQTGKEYGIILDQAGNLQRLGFPEDIESYSLPTRAASSGGGGAPPTKPCPACGRIVLSFIVKCPDCAHQWISERPINTENMVEIYSNAQAQQIKDVPTLIELYHGHRRRAYKQGRGPGWADRTFMDQCGREPRAEWCFGSLYGAKPTWDEQLDIIDYLYRSARKITGDLEEWVITEFEKEVGPETWHRISCYQDRQT; translated from the coding sequence GTGCCTAGCCAACTCGATGAAGCGCAGCCTATCATCGCTGCGTCTATAGCCTCTGGGCCTCCCAAACTCAGGCCCTATCAGGAAACGCTAATCAAGGATCTCTATAAGGAGCTGAACGCTGGCCATAAGAGAGTTGCCATTATCGCGGGTACGGGCGCTGGAAAGACAGTTATTAGTGGGCAGATCTGCGCCCATGCCGAAGCGGCGGGTAAGCGGTTAATGTTTTTGGTGCATTTAGATGTGCTGGTGGGTCAAACCTATGAAAAGATGAAGGCCTTTGGCTTACAGTGTGGCTTCATCAAAGCCGGATGGGAAGAGAACCGGGACGCACCGATTCAGATCGCCAGCATTCAGACGATGGCGAAGCGCAGATGGTGGCAGAAGTGGCCAGCGGATGTGGTGTTTTATGACGAAGGACACATCACCCTCTTTAGCCAGGTGGGCAAGAAGGTAATGACAAAGACTCATGCGAATGCTGTTCATTTGGTAATGACAGCAACTCCGCTGCGGCTAGGAAAAGAACAGTTAGGAGATTATTTAGAAACGCTAGTGTCTTCTCCGGTGCCCAATGTGCTGCAAGAGATGGGTTATCTGTCGACAATGAAGTATTACAGCATGCCTAGGGACAGCATGGCGAATTTAGAAGCGGTTAAGACAGCTAGAGGTGACTATGATGAACAAGATCTAAAGAATGCTTGCGATCGCATCGAACTTGTAGAAAAGATTGTTCAAGAGTGGTTCCGCATTGGTAAAGGCAAGCGCACAATTGCCTTTTGCGTAGATATAGAACATGCTAACCACGTGGCCGCAGAATTTCAAAAAGCAGGTATCAGCGCCGAGACAGTCGATGGCAACACGTCGATTAAAGAGCGAAAGCGGCTGTATCAGGCCCTTAAGGTCGGCGAGCTTATGGTGCTGACCTCCTGCAATGTGATTAGTATTGGCTTTGATGAGCCTAGCGTAGAGGTAGGCTTGATGCTACGCCCGACGATGTCTAGCGCCATGCACTTTCAACAGCTAGGACGGGTGATGCGGATTTCGCCCCAGACGGGCAAAGAGTACGGAATTATCCTCGATCAAGCTGGAAATCTACAGCGGCTAGGCTTTCCTGAAGATATAGAAAGCTATTCACTACCTACGAGAGCAGCCTCCTCTGGCGGTGGCGGCGCACCGCCAACGAAGCCTTGCCCTGCTTGTGGCAGAATTGTTCTCTCCTTCATCGTGAAATGCCCAGATTGCGCTCATCAATGGATTAGCGAGCGGCCTATAAACACCGAGAATATGGTGGAAATATATTCGAACGCTCAAGCTCAACAGATCAAAGATGTTCCAACTTTAATAGAGCTATATCATGGGCACCGGCGACGGGCCTATAAACAGGGTAGAGGACCCGGCTGGGCCGATAGGACCTTCATGGATCAGTGCGGACGCGAACCTAGAGCAGAATGGTGCTTTGGGTCTCTGTATGGTGCGAAACCGACATGGGACGAGCAGCTCGATATCATTGACTACCTATATCGTAGCGCCCGAAAGATCACAGGCGATCTAGAAGAGTGGGTGATAACAGAGTTCGAGAAAGAGGTTGGTCCTGAGACTTGGCACAGGATCTCATGCTACCAGGATCGACAAACATAA